A part of Paenibacillus sp. sptzw28 genomic DNA contains:
- a CDS encoding sugar ABC transporter substrate-binding protein has protein sequence MAHVKRYWTIALSTCVIAVLLLTGCSAGSNNGGNSADNPAGAAAEGKETITLKFAFWGDTIEKKTVTEALKAFEAKHEGIKVEPLHIPSDYTTKITTMVAGNVAPDLGYMPAGTALAWAEDGKLLNLNPLIEADSDFRKEDYLDQVWYNWAPDKTLGMSTAVEGYGIMYNKDMLLEAGVELPPTKAADAWDWDKFLEVARKLTIDENGNNALSPNFDPKKIKQFGFQYDPYNMMAAVVSNEGNYLTPDGKGFGLAQPEAIEAIQKLADLMYKYHVSPTPLQTKSLPDMALQTKRVAITVSGNWGLQAFAEQDFNLGVGVLPKLKISNTLSDGAPTVIFGSTKHPKEAWLLYKWMADPESTLPLHAGGLWMPLKKEWYTNPELVAKWAKGNKAHPEGYVDAFMKQTMENGVRTPGFEVKNLAKISALVTPALDKVWTGKETAETALKAVEPQVQPLIQGYYGK, from the coding sequence ATGGCTCACGTTAAACGGTATTGGACGATTGCCTTGTCTACATGTGTCATTGCTGTCTTACTGCTGACCGGATGCTCAGCGGGAAGTAACAATGGGGGGAATAGTGCGGATAACCCGGCAGGGGCAGCGGCCGAGGGAAAGGAAACCATCACGCTCAAGTTTGCATTCTGGGGCGATACGATTGAGAAGAAGACCGTAACGGAAGCGCTCAAGGCATTTGAAGCCAAGCATGAAGGGATCAAGGTCGAGCCGCTGCACATTCCTTCCGACTATACGACGAAAATTACTACGATGGTCGCAGGCAACGTTGCTCCGGACCTCGGTTACATGCCGGCGGGAACGGCCTTGGCATGGGCTGAAGATGGAAAGCTGCTAAACCTCAATCCCTTGATTGAAGCGGATTCCGACTTCAGAAAGGAAGATTATCTGGATCAGGTTTGGTACAACTGGGCCCCTGACAAGACGCTCGGTATGAGTACGGCTGTTGAAGGCTACGGCATCATGTATAACAAGGACATGCTGCTGGAGGCCGGAGTGGAGCTGCCGCCGACGAAAGCGGCCGACGCATGGGACTGGGATAAATTCCTTGAGGTAGCGAGAAAGCTGACAATAGATGAGAATGGGAACAATGCGTTATCCCCCAATTTCGATCCGAAGAAAATAAAGCAGTTCGGTTTTCAATACGATCCCTATAACATGATGGCCGCTGTCGTATCCAATGAGGGCAATTATCTGACTCCCGACGGCAAAGGCTTCGGACTGGCTCAGCCTGAGGCGATCGAGGCGATTCAGAAGCTCGCCGATTTGATGTACAAATATCATGTGTCACCGACCCCGCTGCAGACCAAGAGCTTACCCGATATGGCCTTGCAGACCAAGAGGGTTGCGATAACCGTATCAGGGAACTGGGGGTTGCAGGCATTCGCCGAACAGGACTTCAACCTGGGAGTAGGCGTGCTGCCGAAGCTGAAAATTAGTAATACCTTGTCCGACGGTGCTCCGACCGTCATCTTCGGCTCAACCAAGCATCCGAAAGAGGCCTGGCTGTTGTACAAATGGATGGCCGACCCGGAATCGACCCTGCCGCTTCATGCGGGCGGACTGTGGATGCCGCTCAAGAAAGAGTGGTACACGAACCCCGAATTGGTTGCGAAATGGGCGAAGGGCAATAAAGCTCATCCGGAAGGCTATGTGGATGCCTTTATGAAACAGACGATGGAGAATGGCGTCCGCACACCAGGCTTCGAAGTGAAGAACCTGGCGAAGATCAGCGCGCTGGTTACGCCTGCTCTTGATAAAGTATGGACAGGGAAAGAGACGGCGGAGACCGCTCTGAAAGCGGTCGAACCGCAGGTGCAGCCGCTCATTCAAGGCTACTACGGCAAATAA
- a CDS encoding DUF1657 domain-containing protein yields MTVASDVKTCLASLKSAQASLEQFALSTQNQEAKTMFTNAAQSAEQIVQQVQARVQQLENEEPQYKGF; encoded by the coding sequence GTGACCGTCGCATCCGATGTCAAAACATGTCTGGCTTCCTTAAAAAGTGCTCAAGCCAGTCTGGAGCAGTTCGCCCTAAGCACTCAAAATCAGGAAGCGAAAACGATGTTCACGAATGCGGCTCAATCGGCTGAACAGATCGTGCAGCAAGTGCAAGCGCGCGTCCAGCAGCTGGAAAACGAGGAACCGCAATACAAAGGGTTTTAA
- a CDS encoding glycoside hydrolase family 127 protein yields the protein MAVNVKAETKVKAFALQDVAVLGGPFKHAMDLNAAYLLELEPDRLLARFRQYAGLEPKAPQYEGWEAMSLSGHTLGHYLSACSMLFASIGDARFKARVDYITDELEVCQAAHGDGYVSGIPGGKEIFLEVASGDIRSKGFDLNGVWAPLYTVHKLLAGLRDAFRLTGNNKALALAAKLADWYETIFSQITEQQMEEMMICEYGGMNEVLADLYADTGEVKYLSLAERFWHKLVLDPLAAHQDCLPGKHANTQIPKLIGLAREYELTSDDKRRATAEFFWDRVVHHHSYVTGGNSFGEYFADADSLNDRLGPHTTETCNTYNMLKLTKHLFEWNGSAKEADYYERALYNHILASQDPVEGGVCYFVSLAMGGQKVFDDKFNDFTCCIGTGMENHASYGSAIYFHSENELYVNQYIPSSLEWKDQGVTVLQQTDYPESDRILFTLSCTQPVKFTMNIRYPYWAENGIEVAINGERILIDNGPGSFIKLDRTWADGDQIDVTIPMSLRLESMPDNAKRAAVMFGPLVLAGDLGPLDDPDAGNFLYTPVMIPRQAALNDWLAPVPGMANTFRTINAGHPRDVQLYPFYRMHARMYSVYWDFFTKEEWASAEEEYVIAREKIRILEQCTVDFVQPGEMQPERDHNFQGDTTTRVGIINKRAYRSAGQGGWFSFDMKVDPKAQALLVVTYTAAQEMPDCEYDILLDGSPLTDVETGFDEADKFFNVNYIIPETMIQGKETVTVTFQAHPGRRVRRVFGLRMVDKEQYERIRG from the coding sequence ATGGCGGTGAATGTGAAAGCGGAAACAAAGGTTAAAGCGTTTGCTTTACAGGATGTGGCTGTTTTGGGCGGACCCTTCAAGCATGCAATGGACCTGAACGCCGCATATTTGCTTGAGCTTGAACCGGACCGGCTGCTGGCCCGGTTCAGGCAGTATGCCGGGCTGGAGCCGAAAGCGCCTCAGTACGAAGGATGGGAAGCGATGAGTCTATCGGGACATACGCTGGGCCATTACCTCTCTGCCTGCTCGATGCTCTTCGCGTCGATCGGAGATGCCCGGTTCAAAGCGCGTGTCGATTACATAACGGATGAGCTGGAGGTCTGCCAGGCCGCGCATGGCGACGGCTATGTATCGGGTATACCAGGAGGGAAAGAGATTTTCCTGGAGGTTGCTTCCGGCGATATCCGGTCGAAGGGCTTCGACTTGAACGGTGTATGGGCCCCGCTCTATACGGTGCATAAGCTGCTAGCCGGTCTTCGCGATGCGTTTCGCCTTACCGGTAATAATAAAGCGCTTGCGCTGGCGGCGAAACTGGCGGATTGGTACGAAACTATCTTCTCGCAGATTACCGAGCAGCAAATGGAAGAAATGATGATATGCGAGTACGGCGGCATGAACGAGGTGCTTGCGGATTTATATGCGGATACCGGTGAAGTGAAATATCTCAGCTTGGCCGAGCGCTTCTGGCACAAGCTCGTGCTGGATCCGCTTGCCGCGCACCAGGATTGCCTGCCCGGGAAGCATGCCAATACGCAGATTCCGAAGCTGATCGGACTCGCGAGAGAATATGAGCTTACCAGCGACGATAAACGCCGGGCTACCGCGGAATTTTTCTGGGACCGGGTCGTACATCATCATTCCTATGTAACCGGCGGTAACAGCTTCGGTGAATATTTTGCGGATGCGGACAGTCTGAACGATCGTCTCGGACCTCATACGACGGAAACATGCAACACCTACAATATGCTGAAGCTCACCAAGCATCTGTTCGAGTGGAACGGCTCCGCGAAGGAAGCTGATTATTACGAGCGTGCGCTCTATAATCATATACTGGCTTCGCAGGATCCCGTAGAGGGCGGCGTCTGTTATTTCGTATCCCTGGCTATGGGCGGCCAGAAGGTATTTGACGATAAATTCAATGATTTTACCTGCTGCATCGGCACGGGTATGGAGAATCACGCAAGCTACGGCAGCGCGATTTATTTCCACAGCGAGAACGAGCTCTATGTCAATCAATATATTCCTTCCTCGCTGGAATGGAAGGACCAAGGTGTAACAGTGCTTCAGCAGACGGATTATCCGGAGTCGGACAGGATTCTGTTTACGCTGTCATGCACGCAGCCGGTAAAGTTTACGATGAACATCCGGTATCCTTATTGGGCCGAGAACGGTATTGAGGTGGCAATCAACGGCGAACGGATTTTGATCGATAACGGGCCGGGCAGCTTTATCAAGCTCGACCGTACTTGGGCGGATGGCGATCAAATCGATGTAACCATACCGATGTCGCTGCGGCTTGAATCGATGCCGGACAACGCTAAGCGGGCTGCTGTCATGTTCGGCCCATTGGTGCTTGCAGGTGATCTGGGACCTCTGGACGACCCGGATGCCGGTAACTTCCTGTATACGCCTGTGATGATTCCAAGACAGGCCGCGCTGAATGATTGGCTTGCGCCTGTACCGGGAATGGCCAACACGTTCCGCACGATTAATGCCGGCCATCCACGGGATGTGCAGCTTTATCCGTTCTACCGAATGCATGCCAGAATGTACTCCGTCTACTGGGATTTCTTTACGAAAGAGGAATGGGCGTCGGCGGAGGAAGAGTATGTGATTGCCCGGGAAAAAATCCGGATTCTGGAGCAGTGTACAGTTGATTTCGTTCAACCGGGTGAAATGCAGCCTGAGCGCGATCATAACTTCCAGGGGGATACGACAACGAGAGTAGGAATAATCAATAAACGGGCTTATCGGAGCGCGGGCCAGGGCGGCTGGTTCTCCTTTGATATGAAAGTCGACCCTAAAGCCCAGGCCTTGCTTGTCGTCACCTATACGGCCGCTCAGGAAATGCCGGATTGCGAGTATGATATTCTTCTGGACGGCAGTCCGCTAACCGATGTCGAGACGGGATTTGACGAAGCGGATAAATTTTTTAACGTGAATTATATCATTCCCGAAACGATGATCCAGGGTAAAGAGACGGTTACCGTCACCTTCCAGGCTCATCCCGGACGACGGGTTCGAAGAGTGTTCGGCCTGCGTATGGTAGACAAGGAGCAGTATGAACGCATTCGCGGGTAA
- a CDS encoding sensor histidine kinase has translation MRISYTRSRLSRMRHPSFRTKLLVSYMILIIVPLGIMGYKYYWASMDFVSEFARQNIHSIVKQNNEMIDAELSRITDSSLAMIADQDLFKEFLNARQGDEYRMITMEKNIRRIESKYFSEFNNIYSVHLITGYANFGSSQVIPYAAFKSTQLYREAMRMDGGLSWIPSYDFADMFHSDYLKSASIDYRYLFSAVRLLKLFQLDGNDMTPLEGRAELPVLVVNYQPDLYLDVFENSLPVKGASFFVTSKEGDIIAHSDKNKIAARETPEWLDDMARRGSGSLVISSGGKPMIVCFDTSRVTGWISGIVISPEELMSSFIPTIRSYTFYLAVILVAASLLFAFLFAESITKPVKKLLQAIKKAGEGDFETKIPINNKSEMGYLISKFNQMSAKIKILIEENYKVAIREKEAEIMALNIQLNPHFLYNTLNVINWMALENKQKEISRMLISLSSMLQYTSQNQHDIGEFGADLEWLRNYIYIIDNRFEGKFTVAFEIEPELYKYKVPKLFLQPFVENAIIHGFSGIESGGEIRIRGWIEDGDRYFAVEDNGRGISSGKLREIAASGQDSIGIQNVNKRIKLIYGDGYGVRIDSLEGQGTIVIITLPGTNL, from the coding sequence ATGAGGATCAGCTACACCCGCTCCCGGCTATCAAGAATGCGCCATCCGAGCTTCAGAACAAAGCTTCTGGTATCCTATATGATTCTGATTATCGTTCCGCTCGGCATTATGGGCTACAAATACTACTGGGCCAGTATGGACTTTGTATCCGAGTTCGCCAGGCAAAACATCCACTCCATCGTCAAGCAAAATAATGAAATGATCGATGCGGAGCTCTCCCGCATTACGGACAGCTCCTTGGCGATGATCGCCGACCAGGATCTGTTCAAGGAATTTCTGAACGCCAGGCAGGGCGACGAATACAGGATGATCACCATGGAAAAGAACATTAGGCGCATCGAAAGCAAGTATTTCTCGGAATTCAACAATATTTATTCCGTCCATCTTATAACCGGCTATGCCAATTTCGGTTCTTCCCAGGTTATTCCATACGCCGCTTTCAAAAGCACGCAGCTTTACCGGGAAGCTATGAGGATGGACGGCGGGCTTTCATGGATCCCCTCCTACGACTTTGCGGATATGTTTCACAGCGATTATTTGAAATCGGCAAGCATCGATTACCGGTACCTGTTTTCTGCGGTCCGGCTCCTGAAGCTGTTCCAACTGGACGGCAATGATATGACTCCGCTTGAAGGCAGGGCGGAGCTTCCCGTACTTGTCGTGAATTACCAGCCCGATCTGTACCTGGATGTGTTCGAGAACAGCCTCCCTGTCAAAGGGGCTTCGTTCTTCGTGACCAGTAAAGAAGGCGATATTATCGCTCACAGCGACAAGAATAAGATCGCTGCCCGGGAAACGCCGGAATGGTTGGACGATATGGCCCGACGAGGAAGCGGCTCGCTTGTGATTTCAAGCGGGGGCAAGCCGATGATCGTCTGTTTCGACACCTCTCGTGTCACGGGCTGGATATCCGGAATCGTCATCTCGCCTGAGGAGCTGATGAGCTCGTTCATTCCGACTATCAGGTCATATACGTTTTATCTTGCGGTTATATTGGTCGCCGCCTCGCTCCTGTTTGCGTTTCTGTTTGCCGAATCGATAACCAAACCGGTCAAGAAGCTGCTTCAGGCGATCAAAAAGGCGGGGGAAGGCGACTTTGAAACAAAAATTCCAATAAACAACAAAAGCGAAATGGGATATTTGATCAGTAAGTTTAATCAAATGAGCGCGAAAATCAAAATATTGATCGAGGAAAATTATAAAGTGGCCATTCGCGAGAAAGAAGCGGAAATTATGGCGCTTAACATTCAATTGAATCCTCATTTTCTGTATAACACGCTGAATGTTATCAATTGGATGGCGCTTGAAAATAAACAGAAGGAAATCAGCCGAATGCTGATCAGCTTATCCTCCATGCTTCAATATACATCGCAAAATCAGCACGATATCGGCGAATTCGGTGCCGATTTGGAGTGGCTGCGGAATTATATCTATATTATCGATAACCGTTTCGAAGGTAAATTCACCGTTGCCTTCGAGATAGAGCCGGAGCTGTACAAGTATAAGGTGCCCAAGCTGTTCCTCCAGCCTTTTGTGGAAAATGCGATTATCCACGGATTTTCCGGCATCGAAAGCGGTGGGGAAATCCGCATTCGCGGATGGATCGAAGATGGTGATCGGTACTTTGCCGTCGAAGATAACGGAAGAGGGATCAGCAGCGGCAAGCTGAGGGAGATCGCAGCCAGCGGACAGGATTCAATCGGCATTCAAAATGTAAACAAAAGAATCAAGCTGATCTATGGCGACGGCTACGGAGTCCGTATCGATTCGCTGGAGGGACAAGGCACAATCGTCATCATCACACTTCCAGGCACAAACCTATAA
- a CDS encoding carbohydrate ABC transporter permease — MIGKHRAIVGILFALPSILGLLLFTALPMLSSFVLSFTDYRTVNTPKFIGFGNYTRLFDGTDPYFYKSLWVTFKYVILRVPIGLAMSFLVALLLNQDFIKGKSIFRTIFYLPVIVPAVAASMIWIWLFSPDLGLLNSFLEALHLPTILWLDSEATVIPSIVFMSLWGIGSTVIIFLAGLQGVPRSLYEAATVDGAGVFRKFRAITIPMMTPIIFFNLIMGSIGAFQVFTEALIMTQGGPNNASLFYNYYIYREAFQFGEMGHASAIAWILFIIILIITGIFFKTSKSWVFYESEV; from the coding sequence ATGATCGGCAAGCACCGCGCCATCGTTGGCATATTGTTCGCGCTGCCGAGCATACTCGGGCTGCTGCTGTTCACGGCTTTACCGATGCTCAGCAGCTTCGTGCTCAGCTTTACCGACTATCGTACGGTAAATACGCCGAAATTTATCGGCTTCGGCAACTATACCCGTTTATTTGACGGCACCGACCCTTATTTTTACAAATCGCTGTGGGTGACATTCAAGTATGTCATCCTGCGGGTACCGATCGGTCTGGCCATGTCGTTCCTGGTTGCGCTGCTGCTGAATCAGGATTTTATTAAAGGAAAATCCATATTCCGGACGATCTTCTATCTGCCGGTCATAGTTCCTGCCGTAGCCGCTTCGATGATATGGATTTGGCTGTTCAGCCCGGATCTCGGGCTGCTCAACAGCTTCCTGGAAGCTCTCCATTTGCCGACGATATTGTGGCTGGATTCGGAAGCGACGGTTATTCCTTCGATCGTCTTCATGAGCCTGTGGGGGATAGGCAGCACAGTAATTATTTTCCTGGCGGGACTTCAGGGCGTACCGCGCTCCTTGTATGAAGCGGCGACCGTCGACGGGGCCGGCGTTTTCCGGAAGTTTCGGGCCATCACGATACCGATGATGACGCCGATCATCTTCTTCAACCTCATTATGGGCTCGATCGGAGCGTTCCAGGTGTTCACCGAGGCGTTGATAATGACGCAGGGCGGACCCAACAATGCGAGCTTATTCTATAACTATTACATCTACCGGGAGGCGTTCCAGTTTGGAGAGATGGGCCACGCATCCGCTATTGCCTGGATATTGTTTATCATCATTCTGATTATCACCGGGATTTTCTTCAAAACCTCCAAATCATGGGTCTTCTATGAAAGCGAGGTATAG
- a CDS encoding carbohydrate ABC transporter permease: MKRKNAAGQIAVYTILIIGACFCLLPLFWLVRSSFMTSMQIFEMPPVWIPVPFKLSNYTEALTTVDFARFFRNTAFITVSCLIGALISSSVSAYSYARLQWPGRRLIFALLLASMMLPGAVTLIPTFIGWKLAGLINTYYPLILPAWFGSAFDIFLLRQFYSTIPRDLDEAAYVDGAGHLTIYWKIIVPLSKPALIVIGLFSFMGSWNDFMGPLVYLNEESKYTVALGLQMFQSLHSAQWNLLMAASTVVITPVIIVFFIGQRYFIEGITLTGLKG; this comes from the coding sequence ATGAAGAGGAAGAATGCTGCAGGTCAAATTGCTGTATACACGATTCTGATCATAGGCGCGTGTTTTTGCCTGCTTCCCTTGTTTTGGCTGGTCAGAAGCTCGTTCATGACATCGATGCAAATTTTCGAGATGCCGCCGGTATGGATTCCGGTTCCTTTCAAACTAAGCAATTATACGGAAGCTTTAACGACGGTCGATTTTGCAAGGTTTTTCCGGAATACCGCGTTCATTACCGTCTCATGCCTTATCGGCGCGCTCATCAGCAGCTCGGTCTCAGCTTACAGCTATGCAAGGCTGCAGTGGCCGGGAAGAAGGCTCATCTTCGCGCTGCTGCTCGCGAGTATGATGCTGCCGGGCGCGGTGACTCTCATTCCTACCTTTATCGGCTGGAAGCTGGCCGGGCTAATCAATACCTATTATCCTCTTATTCTGCCCGCCTGGTTCGGTTCGGCATTCGATATTTTTCTGCTCCGGCAATTTTACTCTACGATTCCGAGAGATTTGGATGAAGCAGCCTATGTGGACGGGGCGGGGCATCTGACGATTTACTGGAAGATTATCGTGCCTCTATCGAAACCGGCTTTGATCGTTATCGGATTATTCTCTTTCATGGGTTCATGGAATGACTTCATGGGGCCGCTCGTATACCTTAACGAAGAGAGCAAGTATACGGTAGCCTTGGGACTGCAGATGTTCCAGTCCCTTCACAGCGCGCAATGGAATCTGCTGATGGCAGCCTCGACAGTCGTTATTACACCGGTCATTATCGTCTTTTTTATCGGGCAGCGGTATTTTATTGAAGGTATCACATTAACGGGGCTTAAAGGATAA
- a CDS encoding DUF421 domain-containing protein: protein MPDWAEVGLRTLFAVVFLFFLTRLLGKRQVSQLSLFEYITGITIGNLAAYISLDTDASWGLGFMALGVWVTVSLAIEFFQLKTKRGRDLLEGKGTTLIKDGKILEDNLKNERLSTDDLLEQLREKNVFKAADVEFALIEPSGDINVLLKKEHQPLTAAHLGIKVAPEQAPQAIIMDGKIMNEPLAASGFSRQWVLTELEKLGVAVENVFLGQVDSYGQLFVDLFDDQIKVPEPQLRASLLAQLKKCEADLEMFGLSTKDKQAKRMYERCSKELEKSITELKPYLTR, encoded by the coding sequence ATGCCAGACTGGGCTGAAGTCGGTTTACGCACCCTGTTTGCCGTTGTATTTCTCTTTTTTTTGACAAGACTTTTGGGCAAACGCCAGGTATCGCAGCTCTCATTATTTGAGTACATTACCGGAATCACGATCGGCAACCTGGCCGCTTACATTTCATTGGATACGGATGCCAGCTGGGGGCTCGGTTTCATGGCTTTGGGGGTCTGGGTAACGGTCTCGCTCGCAATCGAGTTTTTCCAGCTGAAAACCAAACGGGGCCGGGATTTGCTTGAAGGTAAAGGTACTACGTTAATCAAGGACGGGAAAATTCTTGAGGACAATTTAAAAAACGAACGTCTTTCCACCGACGATTTGCTCGAACAACTGCGGGAAAAAAATGTTTTTAAAGCGGCCGATGTAGAATTTGCTCTGATTGAACCAAGCGGCGATATCAATGTACTTCTCAAGAAGGAACACCAACCGTTGACTGCAGCCCATCTTGGAATCAAAGTAGCGCCGGAGCAAGCGCCGCAAGCGATTATTATGGACGGTAAAATCATGAATGAACCGCTAGCCGCAAGCGGGTTTAGCCGTCAGTGGGTTCTCACCGAACTGGAGAAACTGGGCGTAGCCGTCGAGAATGTATTTCTCGGACAAGTCGATTCTTATGGACAATTATTCGTCGACCTGTTCGACGATCAGATTAAAGTTCCAGAACCGCAACTGAGGGCCTCGTTATTGGCTCAGCTCAAAAAGTGCGAAGCCGATCTTGAGATGTTCGGACTCTCGACAAAGGATAAACAAGCCAAGAGAATGTATGAACGGTGCTCCAAGGAACTGGAAAAATCAATTACGGAACTGAAACCGTACCTTACCCGGTAG